A section of the Deinococcus taeanensis genome encodes:
- a CDS encoding carbohydrate ABC transporter permease, whose amino-acid sequence MTVKASTPVQPVRARGIEAARARQAIWLLLPTLIAIALVAGYPLYRTFYFSLFEANLTSPDQRSFVGLGNFWFTTEDGVALGFLQDPKWWGAVKNTLLFTVVSVFLETVFGMIIALVVNSAFKGRAVLRTAMLVPWAIPTVVSAQMWAYLYNDSFGLIGRGILGGQAVLANTDTAIWALIAVDVWKTTSFMALLILAGLQSLPGDMYEAADMDGASKWTQFWRLTLPLLRPALLVALVFRSLDALRVFDIMSVMLGNVNAATTSMTGYARQALIDNQLLGLGSAVSVAVFVLIMVIVVIYVTAFRVKFD is encoded by the coding sequence ATGACCGTCAAGGCTTCTACTCCCGTCCAGCCGGTGCGCGCCCGCGGTATCGAAGCCGCCCGCGCGCGGCAGGCCATCTGGCTGCTGCTGCCCACACTGATTGCTATCGCGCTGGTCGCCGGGTACCCCCTGTACCGCACCTTCTACTTCTCGCTGTTCGAAGCCAACCTGACCTCCCCGGACCAGCGCAGCTTCGTTGGCCTGGGTAACTTCTGGTTCACCACCGAAGACGGCGTCGCCCTGGGCTTCCTGCAGGACCCCAAATGGTGGGGCGCCGTGAAGAACACCCTGCTGTTCACGGTGGTGTCCGTCTTCCTGGAAACCGTGTTCGGCATGATCATCGCCCTCGTCGTCAACAGTGCGTTTAAGGGCCGCGCCGTGCTGCGAACCGCCATGCTGGTTCCCTGGGCCATTCCCACCGTTGTGTCCGCGCAGATGTGGGCGTACCTGTACAACGACTCCTTCGGCCTGATCGGCCGCGGCATCCTGGGCGGCCAGGCCGTCCTGGCCAACACCGATACCGCCATCTGGGCGCTGATTGCGGTGGACGTCTGGAAGACCACGTCCTTCATGGCGCTGCTGATCCTGGCCGGTCTGCAGAGCCTCCCCGGTGACATGTACGAAGCGGCCGATATGGACGGCGCCAGCAAATGGACCCAGTTCTGGCGCCTGACCCTGCCCCTGCTGCGCCCCGCGCTGCTCGTCGCCCTGGTGTTCCGCAGCCTCGACGCGCTGCGCGTATTCGACATCATGTCCGTGATGCTCGGCAACGTGAATGCCGCCACCACCAGCATGACCGGCTACGCCCGCCAGGCACTGATCGACAACCAGCTGCTGGGTCTCGGCAGCGCCGTGAGCGTCGCCGTGTTCGTGCTGATCATGGTGATTGTCGTCATCTACGTCACCGCGTTCCGCGTGAAATTCGACTGA
- a CDS encoding ABC transporter substrate-binding protein, translating to MKKVIALITLTAAITATSNASAVTLTLACGAVGQELQLCKDGAARWAKKTGNEVKIFESPNLTNDRLGLYQQQLAAKSSDIDVYQLDVVWPGLLSQHFVDLKGKVPAAEVSAHFKGIIDANTVNGKLVALPWFTDAGLLYYRTDLLKKYGFTAAPKTWTEMALMAKKIQDGERKSNKAFTGFVFQGKNYEGLTCDALEWVVSFGGGTIVDSTGKVTINNPQAAKALDTAASWIKSISPAGVTTYDEEAARGIFQAGNAAFMRNWPYAWALGQGKDSKVAGKIGVAPLPSGGSRNAATLGGWQLGVSAYSKNQAAAIDLVRYLAGPQEQKVRAIEGAYNPTIQSLYKDQDVLKANPFFGSLYSVFTSAVARPSGPTKGKYNQVSQAFSSTVSDVLNGKSKGQAAVAKLAGDINRIKGRGW from the coding sequence ATGAAAAAAGTCATCGCACTTATCACTCTTACCGCCGCCATCACCGCCACCAGCAACGCCAGCGCCGTGACCCTGACCCTCGCCTGCGGCGCCGTGGGCCAGGAACTCCAGCTGTGTAAGGATGGCGCCGCCCGCTGGGCCAAAAAGACCGGCAACGAAGTCAAGATCTTCGAAAGCCCCAACCTCACCAACGACCGCCTTGGCCTGTACCAGCAGCAGCTGGCCGCCAAGAGCAGCGATATCGACGTATACCAGCTTGACGTCGTCTGGCCCGGCCTGCTCTCCCAGCACTTCGTGGACCTGAAAGGCAAGGTGCCCGCCGCTGAGGTGAGCGCCCACTTTAAAGGCATCATCGACGCCAACACCGTCAACGGCAAACTCGTGGCGCTCCCCTGGTTCACCGATGCCGGGCTGCTGTACTACCGCACCGACCTCCTCAAGAAATACGGCTTTACCGCCGCGCCCAAAACCTGGACTGAAATGGCCCTGATGGCCAAGAAAATCCAGGACGGCGAACGCAAGAGCAACAAAGCCTTCACCGGCTTCGTCTTCCAGGGCAAGAACTACGAAGGCCTCACCTGCGACGCCCTCGAATGGGTCGTGTCCTTCGGCGGCGGCACCATCGTCGACAGCACCGGCAAGGTCACCATCAACAACCCCCAGGCCGCCAAGGCCCTCGACACTGCCGCCAGCTGGATCAAGAGCATCAGCCCCGCCGGCGTCACCACGTACGACGAGGAAGCAGCCCGCGGCATCTTCCAGGCCGGCAACGCCGCGTTCATGCGCAACTGGCCCTACGCCTGGGCCCTCGGGCAGGGCAAGGACAGCAAGGTCGCCGGGAAGATCGGCGTCGCGCCCCTCCCCAGCGGCGGCAGCCGCAACGCCGCCACGCTCGGCGGCTGGCAGCTCGGCGTGAGCGCGTACTCCAAGAACCAGGCCGCCGCGATTGACCTCGTGCGCTACCTCGCCGGTCCCCAGGAGCAGAAGGTCCGCGCGATCGAAGGCGCCTACAACCCCACCATCCAGAGCCTCTACAAGGACCAGGACGTCCTGAAGGCCAACCCCTTCTTCGGCAGCCTGTACAGCGTGTTCACCAGCGCCGTGGCCCGCCCCTCCGGCCCCACCAAAGGCAAGTACAACCAGGTGTCCCAGGCCTTCAGCTCCACCGTCAGCGACGTGCTGAACGGCAAGAGCAAAGGCCAGGCCGCCGTGGCGAAACTCGCCGGTGACATCAACCGCATCAAGGGCCGCGGCTGGTAA
- the cpdB gene encoding 2',3'-cyclic-nucleotide 2'-phosphodiesterase, producing MTALLLGAAGAQTVELRILETTDLHTSALGYDYYQDKPTGEFGLEYTATLVQNARKEKRNSLLFDNGDLIQGNPLGDFVARVNPLAEGQRHPMHAAMAVLGYDAGNLGNHEFNYGLPFLNKVLKAAPMPYVSANVYVDDGDGNPNNDRNAFTPYLIQRKLVFDTTGRPYYINVGVIGLLPPQIMAWDKANLDGKVTTRDMVETARKFIPQMKAQGADIIVAIAHSGINADYVPGAENAVTELTKVPGLDVVLSGHSHQEFPGPVYKSIPGADITKGTINGKAVVMAGFWGNDLGIIDLKLNYDRKTQKWSIQDTQSAVRPIWDKAAKKNLVQPDARIAAAVKQAHEGTLAYVRGKVADLTAPINSYWALVQDDPSVQLVSNAQIAYVKNALSSTQYKDLPVLSAAAPFKAGGRAGASYYTDIPAGTLAIKNVADLYVYPNTVQAVVVTGAQVQEWLERSAGQFKRIDPSKTEPQALVDESFPTYNFDVIDGVTYEIDVTQPSRYNSKGEVVDAGAHRIRNLMYQGKPIDPAQKFVVATNNYRASGGGSFPGLTGKNIVLQAPDETRQALIGYFNAQKTVNPTADGNWKLTPVPGVTLLYTSSPNAQKYLPAGATLVRTREDGFAEYNIRF from the coding sequence ATGACTGCCCTGCTGCTCGGCGCAGCCGGCGCGCAGACCGTTGAACTGCGCATCCTCGAAACGACCGACCTGCACACCAGCGCCCTCGGGTACGACTACTACCAGGACAAGCCCACGGGCGAGTTCGGCCTGGAGTACACCGCCACGCTCGTGCAGAACGCCCGCAAGGAAAAGCGCAACAGTCTGCTGTTCGACAACGGCGACCTGATCCAGGGCAACCCCCTGGGTGACTTCGTGGCCCGGGTCAACCCCCTCGCCGAAGGGCAGCGTCACCCCATGCACGCGGCCATGGCCGTGCTCGGCTACGACGCCGGGAACCTCGGCAACCACGAGTTCAACTACGGCCTGCCGTTCCTGAACAAGGTGCTGAAGGCCGCGCCCATGCCGTACGTCAGTGCCAACGTGTACGTTGACGACGGCGACGGCAACCCCAACAATGACAGGAACGCCTTCACGCCGTACCTGATTCAGCGCAAGCTGGTGTTCGACACCACCGGGCGCCCCTACTACATCAACGTGGGCGTCATCGGCCTGCTGCCCCCGCAGATCATGGCGTGGGACAAGGCGAACCTGGACGGCAAGGTCACCACGCGTGACATGGTCGAAACGGCCCGCAAGTTCATTCCTCAGATGAAGGCGCAGGGCGCGGACATCATTGTGGCCATCGCGCACAGCGGCATCAACGCCGACTACGTGCCCGGCGCAGAGAACGCCGTGACCGAACTGACCAAGGTGCCTGGCCTGGACGTGGTGCTGTCCGGGCACAGCCACCAGGAGTTCCCGGGACCGGTGTACAAGAGCATCCCTGGCGCAGACATCACCAAGGGCACCATCAACGGCAAGGCCGTCGTGATGGCCGGCTTCTGGGGCAACGACCTGGGGATTATCGACCTGAAACTGAACTACGACCGCAAAACCCAGAAGTGGAGCATTCAGGACACCCAGTCCGCCGTGCGGCCCATCTGGGACAAGGCCGCCAAGAAGAACCTGGTGCAGCCCGACGCGCGCATCGCCGCGGCCGTCAAGCAGGCGCACGAGGGCACCCTGGCGTACGTGCGCGGCAAGGTTGCCGACCTGACCGCGCCGATCAACTCGTACTGGGCGCTGGTGCAGGATGACCCCAGCGTGCAGCTGGTCAGCAACGCCCAGATCGCGTACGTGAAGAACGCGCTGAGCAGCACCCAGTACAAGGACCTGCCGGTGCTATCGGCGGCCGCGCCGTTCAAGGCTGGGGGCCGCGCGGGGGCGAGTTACTACACCGATATTCCCGCCGGAACGCTCGCCATCAAGAACGTCGCGGATCTGTACGTGTACCCGAATACTGTTCAGGCCGTGGTCGTTACGGGAGCGCAGGTGCAGGAGTGGCTGGAGCGCAGCGCCGGTCAGTTCAAGCGGATCGACCCCAGCAAGACCGAGCCGCAGGCGCTGGTCGATGAAAGCTTCCCCACGTACAACTTTGACGTGATCGACGGCGTGACCTACGAGATCGACGTGACCCAGCCCAGCCGGTACAACAGCAAGGGCGAGGTGGTCGATGCCGGAGCGCACCGCATCAGGAACCTGATGTACCAGGGCAAGCCCATCGACCCGGCCCAGAAGTTCGTGGTCGCCACCAACAACTACCGTGCGAGCGGCGGCGGGTCCTTCCCGGGTCTGACTGGAAAGAACATCGTGTTGCAGGCCCCCGACGAAACCCGTCAGGCGCTCATCGGCTACTTCAACGCGCAGAAGACTGTGAACCCCACGGCGGACGGCAACTGGAAGCTGACGCCTGTTCCCGGCGTGACCCTGCTGTACACCAGCAGCCCGAACGCGCAGAAGTACCTGCCGGCTGGCGCCACGCTGGTCCGGACCCGCGAGGACGGTTTCGCGGAATACAACATCAGATTCTGA
- a CDS encoding FAD-binding oxidoreductase gives MPILDLSPGDQTVTVTGDTPLMSVYAALPAGLFPPFPPVHLPGGVGGLILRGGFAQTFPFASDVLGVTFRAPGGRVIRAGGRTVKNVQGYDLTRPFVGSFGLLGDPLEVTLRLRPGLSHAHVVHPGPLAPCAARFTWAAPDGTHVMHFGHAREVQQAVTWPGARPVTAPPEYAPLFPAGMGVGEGGPLRDLRFAWADGAPLPEPPALFRTLAASL, from the coding sequence ATGCCCATCCTTGACCTGTCGCCCGGCGACCAGACCGTTACCGTGACCGGCGACACGCCCCTGATGAGCGTGTACGCCGCGTTGCCCGCAGGACTCTTTCCGCCGTTCCCGCCGGTGCACCTGCCGGGCGGCGTGGGCGGCCTGATCCTGCGCGGCGGGTTCGCCCAGACCTTCCCGTTCGCGTCGGACGTCCTGGGCGTGACCTTCCGCGCGCCGGGCGGCCGCGTGATCCGCGCCGGCGGCCGCACCGTGAAGAACGTCCAGGGGTACGACCTGACCCGGCCTTTCGTGGGCAGTTTCGGTCTGCTGGGTGACCCGCTTGAGGTCACGCTGCGCCTGCGGCCGGGGCTCAGCCACGCTCACGTGGTGCACCCGGGTCCGCTGGCCCCGTGCGCGGCGCGCTTCACCTGGGCGGCGCCGGACGGCACGCACGTCATGCACTTCGGGCACGCGCGGGAGGTGCAGCAGGCCGTGACCTGGCCGGGCGCACGTCCTGTCACGGCCCCGCCCGAGTACGCGCCGCTGTTTCCCGCCGGTATGGGCGTAGGGGAGGGCGGACCGCTGCGGGACCTGCGCTTCGCCTGGGCCGACGGCGCGCCGCTGCCGGAACCACCGGCCCTGTTCCGCACGCTGGCCGCGAGTCTCTGA